The following are encoded together in the Pedobacter steynii genome:
- a CDS encoding FeoA family protein has product MKLSQLNPGERGTIVAFTDLEMSVKLMEMGCLPGEVVEVERFAPLGCPIAIRVAGYQLCLRKNEASIIIIQ; this is encoded by the coding sequence ATGAAACTTTCACAATTGAATCCGGGAGAACGAGGCACTATTGTGGCATTTACAGATTTGGAGATGTCAGTCAAACTAATGGAGATGGGTTGCTTGCCCGGAGAAGTTGTAGAAGTCGAACGTTTTGCGCCGCTTGGCTGTCCGATCGCGATTCGTGTAGCGGGTTATCAACTTTGTTTACGTAAAAACGAAGCATCTATTATTATAATTCAGTAG
- the sprA gene encoding cell surface protein SprA, which yields MKTILTLILILFFCLGGQEGFSQTVPPGKRTDTTKNSFSLKEKQRLGLRNLSNSFKPLPENVKREVEYDAKNRRYIIRQMIGNRLFAPPQYLTIEEYQRLVNSEMKRDNWRMYSNEELNEVRKNGFIPSLKINSKAFERIFGGTTIDIQPRGEAELTFLGRINKNENPLFNERQRVQSNFDFNQRIQMDVIGNIGTRMKINMNYNTEAQFDFENQIKLDYTGGKDDIIQKIEAGNVSLPLNTTLINGTQALFGVKTQLQFGKLSVSSVFSQQKSQSREIRINNGAQQNEFRLSADNYEANKHYFLAHYFRNNYNKTLATPPTITSGVLITKVEVWITNKTGNTQDSRDVLGFIDLGENAPYNPTIPGGGSALPSGFDNPQFPRQSNQLLSQLPPDARQTNSNAVISFFAANGGTDNYAKLTYARKLADREYTFHPQLGYISLNNALNTDEVLSVAYRYTYRGVEYQVGEFSTDVSFDQASPKVLYTKLLKNETTKTKLPTWDLMMKNIYSIGGYQISPMNFKLDIFRIDDKTGVEKPYIDEGEKLDADRRPLKNKQWIQVVGLDRLNQQKERSPDGVFDFEAENRPFGSNQNISFNTPINNNNNGGNTNGSNTNLSNFSTNTSNGYVTIDPLNGRIILPLIEPFGRDLADQFSPTEQALVDKYTYTALYDSTKVIAQQLFTKQNRYVIKGAYQSQVASEFSLNAINVPEGSVKVFAGTIPLQEGVDYTVDYQGGRVRILNTAILISGQPIKISTENNELFGLQQRSLFGTRLDYKVNNKLNLGGTIMNLTEKPLTPKVNLGEEPISNTMWGLDLNYSSPSRFLTKLVDKLPFLSTKVPSSFTFSGEFAQLIPGHPSALNFGGKKGGVSYLDDFEASRSIIDLKSAMAWQLSGTPQMFSESSRIDDLSYGFNRAQIAFYNIDPVFYNRSDATLPAALRNNKNELSNHYVRQVVEQEVFPFKEIGTGQPFALPTLDVAFYPTVRGPYNYTPNGFNASGALNNPRSRWGGLFRRIETNDFEALNIEFIELWVMDPNIYKPNSAGGDLYFNIGNISEDILKDGRKSLENGLPADGDPSKFDETNWGRVPKLQPVVQAFDNDPNARRTQDVGLDGMGNADEQQKFATLINQIKGQLNPDAAAQIEKDPSSDDYTYFRGPELDRENAGILKRYQKYNGTEGNSKTAQQSQAELGVENSASTSLPDGEDINRDNNMTQSDEYFQYKVSMRPGDLMVGQNFVTDKVTSQVKLANGQTQPVTWYQIRIPLAQPTDKVGGIQDFKSIRFIRMFLTDFADTTVLRFGKIQLVRGEWRQYNASNEASQTIVDPALGTIMPDKSKIEVATVNIEENGKRTPIPYVIPPGIERERDFSNYRGDTRQNEQSLSVTIKELRDGYGRAAFKTAFNDFRSYKHLEMYIHAESLGPNVLNDNDLSAFLRIGTDNQDNYYEYSQPLSVTQPGTSDPNRIWPEQNKMDISLELFQKAKLARNNAKTNTGAPWPINIPFNYIIDGKVITVKGQPDMSKVRVYMLGVKNPYKNINGNDDGLDKNAIIWFNELRLTEFDERGGWAATARLSAKLADFADVNVSGSKSTIGFGSLETRVSERNRADNVFFDISSSMELGKFFPKKTGIKVPMFVSYSSQVSTPQYNPSMPDIELKNALDVATKSERDSILNFAQDFTTRSSINFTNVRKERTNPEQKPKVWDIENFNVSYAYTKYAHRDFIVENNFQKTYRGSLAYNYAGPAKSYEPFKKLIKSNSLALLKDFNFSLMPTAINFRIDVDRFYSENSLRNNDPLNSIPVNTTFNKNFLVSRVYGIAWNLSKSLTLDIDATNYSIIDEPYGRIEGLKRDTLWQNMMRLGRTTDYSHNLNITYALPINKIPGMDWVNVATRYGTNFNWQTEPLSTLRDPNINLGNTVQNSRTIQINPTFNLASLYNKFGFIRKSGSGATQTGSSVWVDLLTSVKNVVGAFTQTKGTYLPGYLPKTNVFGIDNATGAPGLGFVLGSQRDIREEALRRGWITTDTLQSQLYINTLREDLSLTSLIEPIKDLTITLTANRNKTMNYSTNFRFDDLTKEFQNFSPFTTGDYSISFISLGTAFSEKSGNTVSKLFNEFMSNRQVISQRLGALNPNSSGTREGYADGYDRNAQDVVISAFLAAYSGKSAASSSLNSMPKIPLPNWRLNYRGLTRIAYLAEHFSSIDLRHAYRSVYSINSFNSLLKYEERNGGVSSRDKNDNFLPRFQYAQVTIAEQFSPLIGVDTRLKNNLTANFEIGRTRLLGLSLSNSQLAQLTENNMVFGLGYRTTKFRFPFGLFKQLKMDNNMDFKLDVAIRDNKTVIYRADILEAEVSSGAKNITLRPSVDYILNQRFNVRVFYDSNITKPYTSQTFNTSFSNFGFSLRVTLN from the coding sequence TTGAAAACCATATTAACGCTCATCCTTATTCTTTTTTTCTGCCTTGGCGGACAGGAAGGATTTTCGCAGACAGTTCCGCCTGGAAAAAGAACAGATACCACCAAGAATTCCTTCAGTCTGAAGGAAAAACAAAGACTAGGCCTCCGCAATCTGAGCAACTCTTTTAAACCCCTTCCCGAAAATGTGAAGCGGGAAGTAGAATATGATGCAAAAAACAGAAGGTACATCATCAGGCAGATGATTGGTAACCGCCTTTTTGCTCCTCCTCAGTATCTGACCATCGAAGAATACCAGCGTCTGGTGAACAGTGAGATGAAGCGCGATAACTGGCGGATGTACTCCAATGAAGAATTAAATGAAGTCAGAAAAAATGGGTTCATTCCAAGCCTTAAAATAAACAGTAAGGCTTTTGAACGTATTTTTGGTGGCACAACTATAGATATTCAACCTCGTGGAGAGGCGGAACTCACTTTTCTGGGCAGGATCAATAAAAATGAAAACCCTTTGTTTAACGAACGCCAGCGCGTTCAGTCGAACTTTGATTTTAACCAGCGTATCCAGATGGATGTGATCGGTAATATCGGTACCCGTATGAAAATCAATATGAACTACAATACAGAGGCTCAGTTTGATTTTGAAAACCAGATAAAACTGGATTATACCGGAGGAAAAGACGACATCATCCAGAAGATCGAAGCGGGAAATGTAAGCTTGCCGCTGAACACCACATTGATCAATGGAACACAGGCTTTATTTGGGGTTAAAACGCAATTACAATTTGGTAAACTGAGTGTCAGTTCGGTTTTCTCCCAGCAAAAATCTCAATCCAGGGAAATCCGCATCAATAACGGTGCTCAGCAAAATGAATTCAGGTTGAGTGCGGATAATTATGAGGCGAACAAACATTATTTCTTAGCCCATTATTTCCGCAACAATTACAATAAAACGCTGGCTACACCACCTACCATTACTTCCGGTGTGCTGATTACGAAAGTGGAGGTCTGGATTACCAATAAAACAGGAAACACACAGGATTCAAGGGATGTGCTTGGATTTATTGACCTGGGTGAAAATGCGCCTTATAATCCGACCATTCCAGGCGGAGGATCTGCATTGCCTTCCGGGTTTGACAATCCTCAGTTTCCAAGGCAATCGAATCAGCTTTTGTCGCAATTGCCTCCCGATGCGCGCCAGACAAATTCAAATGCGGTCATCTCTTTCTTTGCTGCAAACGGGGGAACAGATAATTACGCCAAACTGACTTATGCCAGAAAGCTGGCAGACAGAGAATATACTTTCCATCCGCAATTGGGTTATATTTCCCTGAACAACGCATTAAATACGGATGAAGTCCTGTCTGTTGCCTATCGTTATACCTACCGTGGGGTGGAGTATCAGGTCGGAGAGTTCTCTACAGATGTATCTTTTGATCAGGCTTCGCCAAAGGTTTTGTATACCAAGTTGTTGAAAAACGAAACGACAAAAACAAAGCTGCCTACCTGGGACCTGATGATGAAAAACATTTATTCTATCGGTGGTTATCAAATCAGTCCGATGAATTTTAAGCTGGACATCTTCAGGATTGATGACAAGACAGGGGTGGAAAAGCCCTATATTGATGAGGGGGAAAAACTGGATGCTGACCGCAGGCCTTTAAAGAATAAGCAATGGATTCAGGTGGTTGGTTTAGACCGTTTGAATCAGCAGAAAGAAAGAAGTCCGGATGGAGTTTTTGACTTTGAAGCAGAGAACAGGCCTTTTGGCTCTAACCAGAATATTTCCTTTAATACGCCAATCAACAATAACAACAATGGTGGAAATACAAATGGATCCAATACCAATCTGAGTAATTTCTCCACCAATACCAGCAATGGTTATGTCACGATAGATCCATTGAACGGAAGGATCATTCTTCCTTTAATTGAGCCTTTTGGTAGAGATCTGGCAGACCAGTTTAGTCCGACAGAACAGGCACTTGTAGACAAGTACACCTATACCGCTTTGTACGACTCGACTAAGGTTATTGCCCAGCAATTGTTTACCAAGCAAAACCGATATGTGATTAAAGGAGCTTATCAAAGTCAGGTAGCTTCAGAATTCAGTTTAAATGCAATCAATGTTCCTGAGGGTTCAGTAAAGGTATTTGCGGGAACAATTCCTCTTCAGGAAGGGGTGGATTATACGGTGGATTACCAGGGAGGAAGGGTCAGAATTTTAAATACTGCAATCCTGATTTCTGGTCAGCCTATAAAGATTTCTACAGAAAATAATGAGCTTTTTGGTTTACAGCAACGTTCCCTGTTTGGAACGCGTCTGGACTATAAGGTAAACAATAAGCTGAACCTGGGAGGTACCATTATGAACCTCACAGAAAAGCCGCTTACGCCAAAAGTAAACCTTGGGGAGGAACCGATCTCTAATACGATGTGGGGATTGGACCTGAACTATAGTTCTCCTTCCAGGTTCCTGACAAAACTGGTGGATAAGTTACCTTTCCTTTCTACAAAAGTTCCTTCCAGTTTTACATTCTCCGGAGAGTTTGCGCAATTAATTCCGGGACACCCGTCGGCTCTGAATTTTGGTGGCAAGAAAGGTGGGGTAAGTTACCTGGATGATTTTGAAGCATCCCGCTCTATCATTGACCTGAAAAGTGCAATGGCATGGCAGTTGTCTGGTACGCCTCAAATGTTTTCTGAATCCTCAAGGATTGATGACCTGAGCTATGGCTTTAACAGGGCACAGATTGCTTTTTATAATATAGATCCTGTGTTTTACAACAGGAGCGATGCGACGCTTCCTGCGGCATTGAGGAATAACAAAAACGAGCTTTCCAATCACTATGTCCGCCAGGTGGTGGAACAGGAGGTTTTTCCGTTTAAAGAAATCGGAACGGGACAGCCCTTTGCGTTACCAACTTTAGACGTTGCATTTTATCCAACGGTTCGTGGTCCTTACAATTATACGCCTAACGGATTTAATGCCAGCGGTGCGTTGAATAATCCCCGTAGTCGCTGGGGTGGTTTATTCAGAAGAATTGAGACCAATGATTTCGAAGCGCTGAACATTGAGTTTATTGAGCTTTGGGTAATGGATCCTAACATTTATAAACCTAATTCAGCAGGTGGAGACCTGTATTTTAACATCGGTAACATTTCTGAAGATATTTTAAAAGACGGGCGTAAATCACTGGAGAATGGCTTACCGGCAGATGGTGATCCTTCTAAATTTGATGAAACCAACTGGGGAAGGGTACCAAAGCTGCAGCCGGTAGTTCAGGCTTTCGACAATGACCCGAATGCGAGAAGAACACAGGATGTTGGTCTGGATGGAATGGGCAATGCTGATGAACAGCAGAAATTTGCCACATTGATCAATCAGATCAAAGGACAGCTCAATCCTGATGCTGCTGCACAGATTGAAAAGGATCCTTCATCTGATGATTACACTTATTTCAGGGGACCGGAACTTGACCGTGAAAATGCAGGGATCTTAAAGCGGTATCAAAAATATAACGGAACAGAAGGAAACTCTAAAACTGCACAGCAATCGCAGGCAGAGTTAGGTGTGGAAAATTCTGCTTCAACTTCTTTACCTGATGGAGAAGACATTAACAGAGATAACAATATGACGCAGTCTGATGAGTACTTCCAGTACAAAGTATCGATGCGTCCGGGAGACCTGATGGTTGGGCAGAACTTTGTGACCGATAAGGTGACTTCACAAGTGAAATTGGCGAACGGGCAGACACAACCGGTTACCTGGTATCAGATCCGCATCCCTCTGGCACAACCGACAGATAAAGTTGGAGGTATTCAGGATTTTAAATCTATCCGTTTCATCCGGATGTTCCTGACTGACTTCGCAGATACTACCGTATTGAGGTTTGGAAAGATTCAATTGGTTAGGGGAGAATGGAGACAATATAATGCCAGTAACGAAGCCTCACAAACTATTGTTGATCCTGCTTTGGGAACAATTATGCCTGATAAATCTAAAATTGAGGTGGCTACAGTAAACATAGAGGAAAACGGTAAACGTACACCGATCCCTTATGTGATCCCTCCCGGAATTGAGCGGGAACGTGACTTCAGCAATTACCGTGGAGATACCCGTCAGAATGAGCAGTCTTTATCGGTAACGATCAAGGAGCTTCGTGATGGTTATGGCCGCGCTGCATTTAAAACTGCCTTTAACGATTTCAGGTCATATAAACATCTGGAAATGTATATCCATGCAGAATCGCTTGGCCCAAATGTCTTAAATGACAATGACCTGAGTGCATTTTTACGTATTGGTACAGATAATCAGGATAACTACTACGAGTATTCACAGCCTTTAAGTGTGACACAACCGGGAACAAGTGATCCTAACCGCATCTGGCCGGAACAGAATAAGATGGACATTTCTCTGGAGCTGTTCCAGAAAGCGAAGCTGGCGAGAAATAATGCAAAGACCAATACAGGAGCTCCATGGCCAATCAATATTCCTTTTAACTACATCATCGACGGTAAGGTGATTACCGTAAAGGGACAGCCGGATATGAGTAAGGTAAGGGTATATATGCTGGGGGTAAAGAACCCTTATAAAAACATCAACGGAAATGATGATGGCCTGGATAAAAATGCGATTATCTGGTTTAATGAACTTCGCTTAACGGAATTTGATGAGCGCGGCGGTTGGGCAGCTACAGCCAGACTGAGCGCGAAACTGGCTGACTTTGCGGATGTGAATGTTTCGGGAAGTAAATCGACAATTGGATTCGGTTCTCTGGAGACCCGGGTAAGTGAAAGAAACAGGGCCGATAATGTCTTTTTTGATATTTCTTCCAGTATGGAGTTGGGTAAATTTTTCCCTAAGAAAACAGGGATCAAGGTACCGATGTTTGTCAGTTATTCCAGTCAGGTGAGTACCCCTCAGTACAATCCGAGTATGCCGGATATTGAATTGAAAAATGCACTGGATGTAGCTACAAAATCAGAAAGAGACTCGATTCTGAACTTTGCACAGGACTTTACCACCAGAAGTAGTATCAACTTTACCAATGTCAGAAAAGAAAGAACAAACCCTGAGCAAAAACCAAAGGTCTGGGATATTGAGAACTTTAATGTCAGTTATGCTTATACCAAGTATGCCCACAGGGATTTTATTGTAGAGAACAACTTCCAGAAAACATACCGTGGTTCCCTGGCTTATAATTATGCCGGACCTGCAAAAAGCTATGAGCCTTTTAAAAAGCTGATCAAATCGAATAGCCTGGCGTTATTAAAGGACTTCAATTTTAGCCTGATGCCTACGGCAATTAATTTCAGGATTGATGTGGACCGTTTCTACTCAGAGAACAGTCTGAGAAATAACGACCCTTTGAATTCTATTCCGGTGAATACGACCTTTAATAAGAATTTCCTGGTATCAAGGGTGTATGGAATTGCCTGGAACTTAAGCAAGTCGCTGACCCTGGATATTGACGCGACAAACTATTCGATCATCGATGAGCCTTATGGCAGAATTGAAGGATTGAAAAGAGATACCTTATGGCAGAATATGATGAGGTTAGGCAGAACAACAGATTACAGCCATAACCTGAACATTACTTATGCGCTGCCAATAAACAAGATCCCGGGGATGGACTGGGTGAATGTGGCTACCCGCTACGGAACAAATTTCAACTGGCAGACAGAGCCGCTTTCTACCTTGAGAGATCCGAACATCAATCTTGGAAATACGGTGCAAAACTCCAGAACGATTCAGATTAACCCGACATTTAACCTGGCTTCACTTTACAATAAGTTTGGTTTCATCAGAAAATCCGGTTCCGGTGCTACTCAGACCGGCTCGAGCGTATGGGTAGACCTGCTAACCAGTGTTAAGAATGTGGTAGGTGCTTTTACGCAAACCAAGGGAACTTACCTGCCGGGTTATCTGCCTAAAACAAATGTTTTCGGAATAGACAATGCAACAGGTGCACCGGGATTGGGATTTGTACTGGGAAGTCAGCGGGACATCAGGGAAGAAGCGCTGAGAAGAGGTTGGATCACCACCGATACGTTGCAATCTCAGCTTTACATCAATACCCTGAGAGAAGACCTGAGTTTAACGAGTTTGATTGAACCGATCAAAGACCTGACCATTACCCTGACGGCGAACAGGAATAAGACGATGAACTATTCTACGAATTTCAGGTTTGATGACCTGACCAAAGAATTCCAGAATTTCAGCCCGTTTACCACTGGCGATTACAGCATTTCCTTTATTAGTCTTGGAACGGCATTTTCTGAAAAATCAGGGAATACGGTTTCGAAGCTGTTCAATGAATTCATGTCCAACAGGCAGGTAATTTCACAACGTTTAGGTGCTTTGAATCCAAATTCTTCAGGAACGAGGGAGGGATATGCAGATGGTTACGACAGAAATGCCCAGGATGTAGTTATTTCTGCGTTCCTGGCTGCTTACTCCGGAAAGAGTGCTGCTTCGTCCAGCCTGAACTCTATGCCGAAGATTCCATTGCCGAACTGGCGTTTGAATTATAGGGGGCTAACCAGGATCGCTTATCTTGCGGAGCACTTCAGTTCTATTGATTTAAGACATGCTTATCGCTCGGTATACAGCATCAACAGTTTTAACTCCTTGCTGAAATATGAGGAGCGAAACGGCGGGGTGAGCAGCAGAGATAAGAACGATAACTTCCTGCCCCGGTTCCAATATGCACAGGTAACCATTGCAGAGCAGTTCTCTCCGCTGATTGGAGTAGATACCCGGTTAAAGAATAACCTGACTGCAAATTTTGAGATCGGCAGAACACGTTTATTAGGCTTAAGCCTGTCCAACAGCCAGCTGGCACAACTTACGGAGAATAACATGGTATTTGGTCTGGGCTATCGTACCACGAAGTTCAGGTTCCCTTTTGGATTGTTTAAACAATTGAAGATGGACAACAATATGGATTTTAAACTGGATGTTGCCATCAGGGACAATAAGACAGTGATCTATCGTGCGGACATTCTGGAAGCAGAAGTTTCCTCAGGTGCAAAGAACATCACCTTAAGGCCAAGTGTGGATTATATCCTGAACCAACGTTTTAATGTAAGGGTGTTCTATGATTCTAACATTACCAAACCATATACTTCTCAGACCTTCAATACTTCATTCAGTAATTTTGGATTTAGTTTGAGAGTGACCTTGAATTAG
- a CDS encoding ferritin has product MNERMEKLLNEQVNLEMYSANAYWAMCSWFSDKDLDGFANYFKVQAKEELFHAEKQFNYIHDVGGKVTIGAIQQPESNFTSVLEVFEITLAHEKAVTKSIGNLIKAAFEENDFATHTFLQWFVTEQVEEEATVSQIISKLKMIGDNSSALYLLNTELAQRTFNAATGGAS; this is encoded by the coding sequence ATGAATGAAAGAATGGAAAAATTGCTCAATGAGCAGGTTAATTTAGAAATGTATTCCGCTAATGCCTATTGGGCAATGTGTTCCTGGTTTTCAGACAAGGACCTGGATGGATTTGCTAACTATTTTAAAGTTCAGGCAAAAGAGGAACTTTTTCATGCGGAGAAACAATTCAACTATATTCATGATGTTGGAGGAAAGGTAACAATTGGAGCGATTCAACAGCCTGAATCTAACTTTACTTCCGTGCTGGAGGTTTTTGAGATCACCCTGGCGCATGAAAAGGCAGTTACAAAAAGCATTGGAAATCTGATCAAAGCAGCCTTTGAGGAAAATGATTTTGCTACACATACCTTTTTACAGTGGTTTGTTACCGAGCAGGTAGAGGAAGAAGCTACGGTATCTCAGATCATCAGTAAGCTGAAGATGATCGGGGACAACTCCTCCGCGCTATATCTTTTGAATACAGAGCTGGCCCAAAGAACATTTAATGCCGCTACCGGCGGTGCTTCCTAA
- the feoB gene encoding ferrous iron transport protein B: MAKDLKIALVGNPNTGKSTLFNLLTGLNQKIGNFPGITIDKKVGYCKLPDGKQAEIIDLPGTYSLYPKSKDESIVFQVLADKNNASHPDIVVLIADATNLRRNLLLYTQVADLEIPMVLALNMTDMARKEGINIDVNKLSERLGIQVVAISARSNAGLDELKKAINNTTSIATQLKGADILALAPEAIEATKKRIGTENDYFALQILHQHQHLADFTEVDHAAFDQIRKANNFETSTLQTAETIARYRHLGTVLSGVIEDTGAARKFAFSDKIDAVLTNKFWGFLIFIGILFFIFNAIFSWSQYPMEMIETIFARLGELGHEYLPEGVLSSLLLDGVLAGLGGIVVFIPQIAILFAFISILEDTGYMARVTFLMDKIMRKFGLSGKSVVPMIGSIACAVPSIMSARTIESWKDRIITIMVVPLVSCSARLPVYTLLIGLVVPEKTVWGFINLQGLTLMGMYLISILAAVLVAFVMKIILKAKEKSYFIMELPVYRAPRWTNVLYTMYEKSKTFVLEAGKVIIAISIVLWVMSSYGPSDRFEAIDKKYAAIEAQKDSVQISTLERDKSAERLENSYAGILGHAIEPVIRPLGFDWKIGIALITSFAAREAFVGTMATIYSVEGGDENVVKIHDRMKAAKNPVTGLPVFTFATGFSLMLFYAFAMQCMSTVAVVYRETKSWKWPLIQLVYMTAMAYVASLIAYQLLK; encoded by the coding sequence TTGGCAAAGGATTTGAAAATAGCGCTGGTTGGGAATCCCAATACAGGCAAGTCTACTCTTTTTAATCTGCTTACCGGATTAAATCAAAAAATTGGAAACTTTCCGGGGATTACCATAGATAAGAAAGTAGGTTACTGCAAGCTTCCGGATGGTAAACAGGCGGAGATCATTGACCTTCCGGGAACCTATAGCCTTTATCCAAAAAGCAAAGATGAAAGTATTGTCTTCCAGGTTCTGGCCGACAAAAATAATGCGAGTCATCCGGATATCGTAGTGTTGATTGCGGATGCAACCAACCTGAGAAGAAACCTGTTGCTTTATACACAGGTTGCGGATCTGGAGATCCCAATGGTACTGGCCTTGAACATGACGGACATGGCCAGGAAGGAGGGAATCAATATTGATGTCAATAAACTTTCCGAAAGATTGGGAATTCAGGTTGTGGCCATCTCCGCAAGGAGCAACGCAGGTCTGGATGAACTAAAAAAAGCCATTAACAATACCACTTCCATAGCAACCCAGTTGAAAGGGGCCGATATTCTTGCATTGGCACCCGAGGCGATTGAGGCGACTAAAAAGAGAATCGGGACCGAAAATGATTATTTTGCTTTGCAGATATTGCATCAGCACCAGCATTTAGCCGACTTTACCGAGGTAGATCATGCTGCCTTTGATCAGATCCGGAAAGCAAATAATTTTGAAACGTCCACATTACAGACAGCAGAAACGATCGCCCGTTACCGTCATTTAGGAACAGTCCTTAGCGGGGTAATTGAGGATACAGGCGCAGCCAGGAAATTTGCTTTCAGTGATAAAATTGATGCGGTACTTACCAATAAGTTCTGGGGCTTTCTGATCTTTATCGGTATTCTCTTTTTTATTTTTAATGCTATTTTCTCCTGGTCTCAGTACCCGATGGAGATGATTGAAACCATTTTCGCCAGGCTGGGGGAATTGGGACATGAGTATTTGCCGGAAGGTGTGCTCAGTAGTTTATTATTGGATGGGGTATTGGCCGGACTAGGCGGGATTGTTGTTTTCATCCCTCAGATTGCCATTCTCTTTGCTTTTATCTCCATTCTTGAAGATACGGGGTATATGGCCAGGGTGACCTTTTTGATGGATAAGATCATGAGAAAATTTGGTCTGAGTGGAAAGTCAGTAGTCCCGATGATCGGAAGCATTGCCTGTGCGGTTCCTTCTATCATGAGCGCCAGGACGATTGAAAGCTGGAAAGACCGCATCATTACCATTATGGTTGTTCCATTGGTGAGCTGTTCGGCCAGATTGCCGGTATATACGCTATTGATTGGTCTGGTGGTCCCGGAAAAAACAGTTTGGGGATTCATCAACCTACAGGGATTAACCTTAATGGGAATGTACCTGATCAGTATTCTTGCTGCAGTATTGGTTGCCTTTGTGATGAAAATTATATTGAAGGCAAAAGAGAAATCTTATTTTATTATGGAGTTACCGGTATACCGGGCGCCACGCTGGACGAATGTACTCTATACCATGTATGAGAAATCCAAGACTTTCGTTCTTGAGGCGGGTAAGGTGATCATTGCGATCTCTATTGTGCTGTGGGTCATGTCTTCTTACGGACCTTCAGACCGGTTTGAAGCCATCGATAAAAAATATGCCGCTATAGAGGCTCAAAAAGATAGCGTACAGATTTCCACGCTGGAAAGAGATAAGTCTGCTGAGCGCCTTGAAAATTCTTATGCAGGAATTTTAGGACATGCCATAGAACCCGTCATCAGGCCTTTAGGTTTTGACTGGAAGATTGGCATCGCCCTGATCACTTCATTTGCAGCCAGAGAAGCCTTTGTGGGAACCATGGCGACCATTTACAGTGTGGAAGGGGGAGATGAAAATGTGGTAAAAATCCATGACCGCATGAAGGCTGCAAAAAATCCGGTTACCGGTTTGCCTGTGTTCACCTTTGCGACAGGATTTTCGTTGATGCTGTTTTATGCTTTTGCCATGCAGTGTATGAGTACGGTAGCCGTAGTATACCGGGAAACGAAATCATGGAAATGGCCGCTGATACAACTGGTGTATATGACTGCAATGGCTTATGTGGCCAGTTTGATTGCTTATCAGCTTTTAAAATAA
- a CDS encoding VanZ family protein, whose translation MNRAKELKYQIWTIIWTVVILILCNIQMPASNGTGFFFEGFDKMVHLGFFFVLTVLLLYGKIRYQHSYRFRSLTIFKIILMTAALGGAIELLQWKIFTYRSAEWWDFTCDMFGVFMAVFSFLLLHKPHQHEKEHQ comes from the coding sequence ATGAACAGGGCTAAAGAGTTAAAATACCAGATCTGGACGATCATCTGGACCGTTGTTATTTTGATCCTTTGCAACATACAAATGCCTGCCTCTAATGGGACAGGCTTTTTTTTTGAAGGATTTGATAAAATGGTCCATTTGGGCTTCTTCTTTGTGCTGACCGTATTGTTATTATATGGAAAGATCAGGTATCAGCACAGTTATCGTTTCCGGTCGCTGACAATATTTAAGATCATCCTGATGACGGCTGCCCTGGGTGGGGCGATTGAGCTTTTACAATGGAAAATATTTACCTACAGATCTGCTGAATGGTGGGATTTTACCTGCGATATGTTTGGCGTATTTATGGCTGTTTTCAGCTTTTTACTTTTGCATAAACCTCATCAACATGAAAAAGAACATCAGTAA
- the gcvH gene encoding glycine cleavage system protein GcvH: MNFPSELKYTKDHEWVKVEGNEAYIGITDFAQRELGDIVYIDINTVGDEVGKDDVFGTVEAVKTVSDLFMPVTGTVLETNPELNDNPELVNSDPYGKGWMVKVTISDAAQVDGLLDADAYKALVGA, from the coding sequence ATGAATTTTCCATCAGAACTAAAGTACACTAAAGACCACGAATGGGTTAAGGTTGAAGGTAACGAGGCCTATATCGGTATTACTGATTTCGCACAGCGTGAGTTAGGTGATATTGTATACATCGATATTAATACAGTGGGTGATGAAGTAGGTAAAGATGATGTTTTCGGAACAGTTGAAGCTGTTAAAACCGTATCTGACCTTTTCATGCCGGTAACTGGAACCGTATTGGAAACTAACCCGGAATTGAATGACAATCCTGAGCTGGTAAATTCTGATCCTTATGGAAAAGGATGGATGGTTAAAGTGACCATCTCTGATGCTGCACAGGTAGACGGATTGTTAGATGCTGACGCTTACAAAGCCCTTGTTGGAGCTTAG